In a genomic window of Branchiostoma floridae strain S238N-H82 chromosome 19, Bfl_VNyyK, whole genome shotgun sequence:
- the LOC118406707 gene encoding potassium voltage-gated channel subfamily A member 1-like, which yields MGANVMSTIAELIERWGFTPVLHPTTYKNEVALEPVDDAAELESHEYVPGDPEKADAIKLGEKDTNRNSGLNSFTTSHSRSLTKIQEIAPDDSFLSDGYGASDMGHENCCERVVINVAGLRFETQVRTLAQFPDTLLGDPQRRMRYFDPLRNEHFFDRHRPSFEAILYYYQSGGRLRRPLNVPDEIFQEELKFYELGDEVIQRFREDEGYIIEKEELLPKNPCQRLIWTMFEHPETGWPARSIAILSVSIIILSIFTFCLETMPAVQKKIKEARGNHNMSSPDMSDDIPQINDPFFIIETICIVWFTFELLVRFLSSPSKIQFSKNFMNIIDLIAIIPYFITLGTLVADSRSKNQSSSLAILRVIRLVRVFRIFKLSRHSKGLQILGLTLKASMRELGLLVFFVFIGVILFSSAIYFGETDHKETHFTSIPDAFWWALVTMTTVGYGDMYPQTVGGKLVGSLCAIAGVLTIALPVPVIVSNFNYFYHRETASKVEEDEYQHVDQPCPYVPAEKKMITPSDDIDLSIGEKGEEGSDVLRRPNRIDLQKTNLDPDASECSCVHVNRYNISTEV from the coding sequence ATGGGTGCCAATGTCATGTCCACCATAGCAGAACTAATTGAGCGTTGGGGCTTCACACCCGTCCTACACCCTACCACTTACAAGAACGAGGTGGCATTGGAGCCCGTGGATGATGCCGCTGAGCTGGAGTCCCATGAATATGTTCCCGGGGATCCGGAGAAGGCCGACGCGATCAAACTCGGCGAGAAAGATACGAACAGGAATTCCGGACTCAATAGCTTCACGACGTCCCATTCCCGTTCCTTGACGAAAATCCAAGAGATCGCACCGGATGACTCGTTCCTCAGCGACGGCTATGGCGCCTCAGACATGGGTCACGAGAACTGTTGTGAGCGCGTTGTTATTAACGTGGCGGGCTTAAGGTTCGAGACCCAGGTAAGAACGCTAGCCCAGTTCCCAGACACTCTACTCGGTGATCCCCAAAGGCGAATGCGATATTTCGACCCACTGAGAAACGAACATTTCTTTGACCGCCACCGCCCAAGTTTTGAGGCAATCTTGTACTACTACCAGAGTGGAGGGCGACTACGACGTCCACTTAATGTCCCTGACGAAATCTTCCAAGAGGAACTTAAGTTTTATGAACTAGGCGATGAAGTTATTCAGCGATTCCGTGAGGATGAGGGGTATATCATCGAAAAGGAAGAATTGCTGCCGAAGAATCCATGTCAGAGGTTAATTTGGACAATGTTTGAACATCCTGAGACGGGCTGGCCAGCTCGGAGTATCGCTATCTTGTCTGTGTCCATTATCATTCTCTCCATTTTCACCTTCTGCCTCGAGACCATGCCAGCTGTTCAAAAGAAAATCAAGGAAGCAAGAGGCAACCACAACATGTCTAGTCCAGACATGAGCGATGACATACCCCAGATTAACGATCCATTCTTTATTATAGAGACAATATGCATTGTGTGGTTCACTTTCGAGCTATTGGTAAGATTCTTGTCCTCGCCAAGCAAGATCCAGTTCTCTAAGAACTTCATGAATATAATTGATCTCATAGCAATAATTCCTTATTTCATTACCCTCGGTACGCTAGTTGCAGATTCTAGGAGCAAGAACCAGTCTTCCTCCCTCGCCATCCTTCGAGTCATTCGGTTAGTTCGCGTCTTCAGAATCTTTAAGCTTTCCCGACACTCTAAGGGATTGCAAATTTTAGGGTTAACACTGAAGGCAAGCATGAGAGAGCTTGGTCTGTTGGTATTCTTTGTTTTCATAGGAGTGATACTCTTCTCAAGTGCAATCTATTTCGGCGAGACAGACCACAAGGAAACTCACTTCACCAGTATCCCGGACGCCTTTTGGTGGGCCCTGGTCACCATGACGACTGTAGGGTACGGTGATATGTACCCACAGACAGTTGGCGGGAAGTTGGTCGGGTCGCTCTGTGCAATTGCAGGCGTATTGACCATTGCCCTACCTGTACCTGTCATTGTCAGCAACTTCAACTACTTCTACCATCGGGAGACCGCCAGTAAAGTTGAAGAGGACGAATATCAGCACGTCGACCAGCCCTGTCCGTATGTGCCAGCCGAGAAGAAGATGATCACACCTAGTGACGACATTGACCTGTCAATAGGCGAGAAGGGCGAAGAAGGGTCGGACGTTCTACGTAGGCCCAATCGCATCGATTTACAGAAGACTAACCTTGACCCTGACGCCTCCGAATGCTCATGCGTTCACGTCAACCGTTACAACATCAGCACGGAGGTTTGA